A region of Subdoligranulum variabile DNA encodes the following proteins:
- the rpsP gene encoding 30S ribosomal protein S16, with protein sequence MVKIRLRRMGAKKAPFYRVVVADSRFARDGRFIEEIGYYDPTKEPSVVSIDADKAKQWLANGAQPTDTVRELLKKAAVL encoded by the coding sequence ATGGTTAAGATTCGTCTGCGCCGTATGGGCGCCAAGAAGGCTCCCTTCTACCGTGTGGTTGTTGCCGACAGCCGTTTTGCCCGTGATGGCCGCTTCATCGAGGAGATCGGCTACTACGATCCGACCAAGGAGCCCAGCGTTGTCAGCATCGATGCCGACAAGGCCAAGCAGTGGCTCGCCAACGGCGCCCAGCCCACCGACACCGTCCGTGAGCTGCTGAAGAAGGCTGCCGTTCTGTAA
- a CDS encoding KH domain-containing protein: MQELLVAVARGLVEDKEAVQVTVDPAREDGTVVYHLKVAEADMGRVIGKQGRIAKAIRVVMRAAAVRQGEKVIVEID; this comes from the coding sequence ATGCAGGAACTCTTAGTAGCCGTTGCCCGCGGCCTTGTCGAGGACAAGGAGGCCGTGCAGGTGACCGTTGATCCCGCACGGGAGGACGGCACCGTCGTCTATCACCTCAAAGTGGCCGAGGCCGACATGGGCCGTGTCATCGGCAAGCAGGGACGCATTGCCAAAGCGATTCGCGTCGTCATGCGTGCCGCCGCGGTCCGTCAGGGCGAAAAAGTCATCGTCGAGATCGACTAA
- the rimM gene encoding ribosome maturation factor RimM (Essential for efficient processing of 16S rRNA), with product MQNYLPACKIVSTHGVRGEMKALPLCDGAAFLSKFKRLFAKADGTGEVRVLGVRAQGNVILLRLEGVADMDAARAQVGRTYYFAKGDARLPKGRYFIDDLLGCRVVDAENGRVYGTLTAVDHPAAQDIYTVTDGEGGTHMLPAVPEFVREIDLEARTITVTPIDGMFNEAVNGDKE from the coding sequence ATGCAGAACTATCTTCCCGCCTGCAAGATCGTCTCCACTCATGGAGTGCGGGGCGAAATGAAGGCGCTGCCGTTGTGTGACGGCGCGGCGTTTCTTTCCAAATTCAAGCGGCTGTTTGCCAAAGCGGACGGCACCGGAGAAGTCCGGGTGCTGGGCGTTCGCGCCCAGGGCAATGTGATTTTGCTGCGCCTGGAGGGGGTCGCCGACATGGATGCCGCCCGGGCCCAGGTGGGGCGCACCTACTATTTTGCCAAAGGGGATGCCCGGCTGCCCAAAGGCCGCTATTTCATTGATGATTTGCTGGGCTGTCGTGTGGTGGATGCCGAAAACGGCCGGGTGTACGGTACCCTGACGGCGGTGGATCATCCCGCCGCCCAGGACATTTATACCGTGACCGATGGGGAGGGCGGCACCCATATGCTGCCGGCGGTACCGGAATTTGTGCGGGAGATCGACCTGGAAGCCCGCACCATCACGGTGACGCCCATCGACGGTATGTTCAATGAGGCCGTCAACGGCGACAAGGAGTAA
- the trmD gene encoding tRNA (guanosine(37)-N1)-methyltransferase TrmD: MRIDIVTLFPELCDSFLSASILGRARAKNLFEAHCHQIRDYTTNKQKQTDDYPYGGGCGMVLYAQPIADCLREVQRQCAEQGRAKPHVVFLTAAGHPYNEEAAKRLAQYEAVTLVCGHYEGIDERVIEAFGDEEISIGDYVLTGGELASLVVADSVLRLQPGVLAEEKGYQEESYWDGLLEYPQYTRPEVWEGRAVPSVLLTGDHQKIDAWRGQQSRTRTRLRRPDLYEHWCDTHPLTELPKWKRGENMRLVKTEEQWDVAARLFAEGRHDVCKDVCTPLYLDTLTPEHCREELQSERQNGWAFYLHSTKNEADGMVGVCHKTGQISHLFVTSEARGRGIGSKMLDFARKKLAEYEHPTLTVLDTNTRALALYRRMGWRPAGVEAVYDPADDPTAAVYCQELKLRYEAQ, from the coding sequence ATGCGCATTGATATTGTGACGCTGTTCCCTGAACTGTGTGACAGTTTCCTGTCGGCCAGTATTCTGGGGCGGGCGCGTGCCAAGAATCTGTTCGAGGCGCACTGCCACCAGATCCGGGACTACACCACCAACAAGCAGAAGCAGACCGACGATTACCCTTACGGGGGCGGCTGCGGCATGGTGCTGTATGCCCAGCCTATCGCTGATTGCCTGCGGGAGGTGCAGCGCCAGTGTGCGGAACAGGGCCGGGCCAAGCCCCATGTGGTGTTTCTGACGGCGGCGGGCCATCCCTATAACGAGGAGGCGGCCAAGCGCTTGGCGCAGTATGAGGCGGTGACACTGGTCTGCGGCCACTATGAAGGCATTGACGAGCGGGTGATTGAAGCCTTCGGCGATGAAGAAATCTCCATCGGGGATTATGTGCTCACCGGAGGGGAACTGGCCAGTCTGGTGGTGGCCGACAGTGTGCTGCGGCTGCAGCCCGGGGTGCTGGCGGAAGAAAAGGGATACCAGGAGGAGAGCTACTGGGATGGCCTGCTGGAATATCCGCAGTACACCCGCCCGGAAGTCTGGGAAGGACGAGCTGTCCCATCGGTACTGCTGACCGGGGATCACCAGAAGATTGATGCCTGGCGGGGACAGCAGAGCCGTACCCGCACCCGTTTGCGCCGGCCGGATCTCTATGAGCACTGGTGTGATACCCATCCGCTGACAGAACTGCCCAAGTGGAAGCGCGGCGAAAACATGCGGCTGGTCAAGACCGAGGAACAGTGGGATGTGGCGGCCCGGCTTTTCGCCGAGGGACGCCATGATGTCTGCAAGGACGTATGCACGCCGCTGTATCTTGATACCCTGACGCCGGAACACTGCCGGGAGGAATTGCAAAGCGAACGACAGAATGGCTGGGCGTTTTATCTGCACTCCACCAAAAATGAGGCGGACGGCATGGTGGGGGTCTGCCATAAAACCGGGCAGATCAGCCATCTGTTTGTGACGTCGGAAGCCCGCGGTCGGGGCATCGGAAGCAAAATGCTGGATTTTGCCCGCAAAAAGCTGGCCGAATACGAGCATCCCACGCTGACGGTGTTGGATACCAACACCCGGGCGCTGGCGCTGTACCGCCGTATGGGCTGGCGTCCGGCAGGGGTGGAGGCGGTGTATGACCCGGCCGATGATCCCACAGCTGCCGTGTATTGCCAGGAATTAAAATTACGATATGAGGCACAATAA
- a CDS encoding HPr family phosphocarrier protein: MYVKEVTVENQVGLHARPATFFIQKANEYKSSIWVEKEERRVNAKSLLGVLSLGIVGGTTIRIIADGADEQAAVDGLVKLVSSGFAE, encoded by the coding sequence ATGTACGTGAAAGAAGTTACCGTTGAGAATCAGGTTGGTCTGCACGCCCGTCCGGCTACCTTCTTCATCCAGAAGGCGAACGAGTACAAGTCTTCCATCTGGGTCGAGAAAGAGGAGCGCCGCGTCAACGCCAAGAGCCTGCTCGGTGTTCTGAGCCTGGGCATCGTGGGCGGCACGACCATTCGCATCATTGCCGATGGCGCCGACGAGCAGGCTGCGGTCGACGGTCTGGTCAAGCTGGTCAGCTCCGGCTTTGCCGAGTAA
- the uvrC gene encoding excinuclease ABC subunit UvrC: MTKAELYRKACMLPLLPGVYIIRDKSDTIIYIGKAKRLKTRVSQYFREGVPHDAKVTQMIAHAFTFDVIVCQSEFEALVLEASQIKAHTPKYNILLKDDKGYSYVKVTKGPWPRISAALQKDDDGADYIGPFTSSFAVREMVEMAQDCFLLPRCNREFPRDFGKGRPCLNAHIGKCMAVCSGKISCEAYNEAVQGALRMIRYGKKDIVKQLREKMEAASERLDFETAALLRDQIQAIERVAAGQKVVMDGDTEMDVIALAGTTRAVCAAVLRYRDGRLTDKREFVFHDTTDIEQVREEFLPQYYLDGETIPKIIAVDKLPADAEALNEALNQTRGSKVELYVPQRGDVAKLVTMAYTNAVERLGRESGRYTREEKLLEEAAQMLGLKAPPRVIESYDISNWGDGSSVCGMVVFKDGKPHRSGYRRFKMKTVAGTDDYASLAETLSRRAAEYEAARRGEKPDGPQNQFATLPDLLLIDGGRGQVGAVKQALKGTALEHVPTFGMVKDDHHRTRAIVDDAGGEIAINRNRNIFTFVTNIQDETHRYANDYRKRAMKKRSYAATLTALPGVGEKTSAALLAHFKTVAAVKAASISDLEEVKGISHAKAEKLYNALRNGV; the protein is encoded by the coding sequence ATGACAAAAGCTGAACTCTACCGCAAAGCCTGTATGCTGCCGCTGCTGCCCGGTGTGTATATCATCCGGGACAAAAGCGACACCATCATCTATATCGGCAAGGCCAAGCGCCTCAAGACCCGGGTATCCCAATATTTCCGGGAAGGGGTGCCCCATGATGCCAAGGTGACCCAGATGATCGCCCATGCCTTTACCTTCGATGTGATCGTCTGCCAGAGCGAGTTTGAGGCCCTGGTACTGGAGGCCAGCCAGATCAAGGCCCATACGCCGAAATACAACATTCTGCTCAAGGATGACAAGGGCTACAGCTATGTCAAGGTGACAAAGGGCCCCTGGCCGCGGATCTCGGCAGCGCTGCAGAAGGACGATGATGGTGCCGACTATATCGGCCCCTTTACCTCCTCCTTTGCGGTGCGGGAAATGGTGGAGATGGCCCAGGATTGCTTTTTGCTGCCGCGCTGTAACCGGGAATTCCCCCGGGATTTCGGCAAAGGGCGTCCCTGCCTGAATGCCCATATCGGTAAATGTATGGCGGTGTGCAGCGGCAAGATCAGCTGCGAAGCCTACAATGAAGCGGTGCAGGGAGCCTTGCGGATGATCCGCTACGGCAAAAAGGACATCGTCAAACAGCTGCGCGAAAAGATGGAGGCAGCTTCGGAGCGGCTGGATTTTGAAACGGCCGCCTTGCTGCGGGATCAGATCCAGGCCATTGAACGGGTGGCGGCCGGTCAGAAGGTGGTTATGGATGGGGACACCGAGATGGATGTCATCGCGTTGGCGGGCACGACCCGGGCGGTGTGTGCGGCGGTACTGCGCTATCGGGATGGTCGCCTGACCGACAAACGGGAATTTGTCTTTCACGATACCACCGATATCGAACAGGTGCGGGAGGAATTCCTGCCCCAGTATTATCTGGATGGGGAGACCATCCCCAAAATCATTGCAGTGGACAAACTGCCCGCCGACGCCGAGGCGTTGAACGAGGCGCTGAACCAGACTCGCGGCAGCAAGGTGGAACTCTATGTACCCCAGCGGGGGGATGTGGCCAAGCTGGTGACCATGGCGTATACCAACGCAGTGGAGCGTCTGGGCCGGGAAAGCGGCCGCTACACCCGGGAGGAAAAACTGCTGGAGGAAGCCGCCCAGATGCTGGGACTGAAGGCGCCGCCCCGGGTCATTGAAAGTTATGATATCTCCAACTGGGGGGACGGCTCCAGCGTATGCGGTATGGTGGTCTTCAAGGATGGCAAACCCCACCGCTCCGGGTATCGCCGCTTCAAGATGAAGACGGTGGCAGGAACCGACGACTATGCTTCGCTGGCAGAGACGCTTTCCCGCCGGGCGGCAGAGTATGAAGCGGCCCGCCGGGGTGAAAAACCGGATGGCCCCCAGAACCAGTTCGCCACGCTGCCGGACCTGCTGCTCATCGACGGCGGACGGGGGCAGGTGGGCGCCGTCAAACAGGCGCTGAAAGGCACGGCGCTGGAGCATGTGCCCACCTTCGGCATGGTCAAGGACGATCATCACCGCACCCGTGCCATTGTGGACGATGCAGGCGGAGAAATTGCCATCAACCGGAACCGCAATATTTTTACGTTTGTCACGAACATCCAGGACGAGACCCACCGTTACGCCAATGACTACCGAAAACGCGCCATGAAAAAGCGCTCCTATGCGGCCACGCTGACCGCCCTGCCCGGCGTGGGGGAAAAGACCAGTGCGGCTTTGTTGGCGCATTTCAAGACGGTGGCGGCGGTGAAGGCGGCCAGCATTTCGGACCTGGAGGAGGTCAAGGGCATCAGCCACGCCAAGGCGGAAAAGCTGTACAACGCCCTGCGCAATGGAGTATAA
- a CDS encoding helix-turn-helix domain-containing protein has product MADKNIYTVVVADDEDELREAVCTMTPWEALGFHLVGNASNGLDALELVERLEPDLLLTDIRMPFISGIELARQVREIRPAMHIAFLSGYDDFEYAKQAIQYNIISYMLKPLTMDGLAAELKVIHEKIDQRYASLRRRDNNQGDRAAFLIPLVLEHYDAAPEGLENSLRENAAACGLLRGVDDRALLVVLTAMMSDGKPCEPGFVRLVEQLANKYLRHFVFLSSGRAVAVLLGNPSDFDEYLHILADEICQLTERALGERVLVGVGRPVAQFTQLNGAYRQALEALHAAEESEGGVSFTADTRKGGGLCERALEIIEQHYMDEDLSLASLSAMLDVSPNHLSACIKKTAGETFINILVRRRMEAAQQLLLTTNLQVQEIARRCGYSDQHYFSYCFKKYSGTSPGALRRQRAAQAAREGAVS; this is encoded by the coding sequence ATGGCTGATAAAAATATTTATACGGTGGTCGTGGCGGACGACGAAGACGAGCTGCGGGAAGCGGTCTGTACCATGACCCCCTGGGAGGCCCTGGGCTTCCATTTGGTGGGCAATGCCAGCAATGGTCTGGATGCCCTGGAACTGGTGGAGCGGTTGGAGCCGGACCTGCTGTTGACCGATATCCGGATGCCTTTTATCTCAGGCATTGAACTGGCCCGCCAGGTGCGTGAGATCCGTCCCGCCATGCACATTGCGTTCTTGAGCGGCTATGATGATTTTGAGTATGCCAAGCAGGCCATTCAGTACAACATCATCAGTTACATGCTCAAGCCGCTGACGATGGACGGTCTGGCTGCGGAACTGAAGGTCATTCACGAAAAGATCGACCAGCGCTATGCCAGCCTGCGTCGTCGGGACAACAACCAGGGGGACCGGGCGGCGTTCCTGATCCCGCTGGTGCTGGAACATTACGACGCAGCCCCGGAGGGACTGGAAAATTCTCTGCGGGAAAATGCGGCGGCCTGCGGCCTGCTGCGCGGTGTGGATGACCGCGCCCTGCTGGTGGTCCTGACGGCGATGATGTCGGACGGCAAGCCCTGTGAGCCGGGCTTTGTGCGCCTGGTGGAGCAGCTGGCCAACAAATATCTGCGCCATTTTGTCTTTCTGTCCAGTGGACGGGCGGTGGCGGTGCTCCTCGGCAATCCCTCGGATTTTGATGAGTATCTGCATATTCTGGCCGATGAGATCTGCCAGTTGACCGAGCGTGCGCTGGGAGAGCGGGTGCTGGTGGGCGTAGGACGCCCGGTGGCCCAGTTCACCCAGCTCAACGGGGCCTACCGGCAGGCGCTGGAAGCGCTGCATGCTGCCGAGGAGAGCGAAGGCGGCGTCAGCTTTACGGCGGATACCCGCAAGGGCGGGGGGCTGTGCGAGCGCGCGCTGGAGATCATCGAACAGCATTACATGGATGAAGACCTTTCGCTGGCGTCTCTGAGCGCTATGCTGGATGTAAGCCCCAACCATCTGAGCGCCTGCATCAAGAAGACAGCGGGGGAGACCTTTATCAATATTCTGGTGCGTCGGAGGATGGAGGCTGCTCAGCAGCTGCTTCTGACCACCAACCTGCAGGTGCAGGAAATTGCCCGTCGCTGCGGCTACTCCGACCAGCATTATTTCAGTTATTGCTTTAAAAAGTACAGCGGAACTTCGCCGGGGGCACTGCGGCGTCAGCGCGCGGCCCAGGCAGCCAGGGAAGGGGCTGTCTCATGA
- a CDS encoding cache domain-containing sensor histidine kinase, with protein sequence MKRSCRPPRTAPLIVVLITAVAAVTLLLCVGTFLQSYRASVVQSARTSSAQAVSQVVGTVSNYVENLEETVNDVMEEMNAPEESRDAYLNAWLNARSEVVAVTTYDAAGTLQDCWALGHKPRGKIFENLSFDLSMAQWYDEGYISSPHVESIFEGYYPWVVTVVRPMPGGGSASWVAVDVRFSGLGSSINGVGIGQHGYCYLMDEHGNMVYHPQQQLLYAGIKSEEVARLANLADGTYVEDTVIYSLQDVPDSNWRVVGVSYIDETVNQSFWQMVRITLASSVLILAAALLAGWVISHLLSRPLQQLETAMEEFEQNADGFTYTPVAGTREVQELSDSFGHMVVRIQKLMTTVREEEIDLRKTELKALQAQINPHFLYNTLDSIAWMCERGKNADAVKMVHALARLFRISISRGHELIPIEKELQHAESYLLIQKFRYKNQFTYHFTVDESCLHCLCNKITLQPIIENSITHGLDLLVDPGHIEIEVCSDGDDILFKVTDDGIGMSREQVAELLKNEPSDRTGIGIKNVNDRLRIYFGPQYGMSIESVPDEGTTVTIRMPRVPEDREGDYDKTQ encoded by the coding sequence ATGAAGCGGTCCTGCCGGCCGCCCCGCACGGCGCCGCTGATCGTTGTTCTGATCACGGCGGTGGCGGCGGTCACGCTGCTGCTGTGCGTGGGAACCTTCCTGCAGAGTTACCGTGCCTCGGTGGTGCAGAGCGCCCGTACCAGCAGTGCCCAGGCGGTAAGCCAGGTTGTGGGAACCGTCAGCAACTATGTGGAGAACCTGGAAGAGACGGTCAACGACGTCATGGAGGAGATGAATGCTCCGGAGGAGAGCCGGGACGCCTACCTCAATGCATGGTTGAACGCCCGCAGTGAGGTGGTGGCCGTGACGACCTACGACGCCGCCGGTACATTGCAGGATTGTTGGGCGTTGGGGCACAAGCCTCGTGGGAAAATTTTTGAAAATCTTTCCTTTGACCTGAGCATGGCCCAATGGTATGACGAGGGTTATATCAGTTCGCCCCATGTGGAATCCATCTTTGAAGGGTACTATCCCTGGGTGGTCACAGTGGTACGCCCCATGCCGGGGGGCGGCAGTGCCAGCTGGGTGGCGGTGGATGTGCGTTTTTCGGGGCTGGGATCCAGCATCAACGGCGTCGGCATCGGCCAGCACGGGTATTGCTACCTGATGGATGAGCATGGCAACATGGTCTATCATCCCCAGCAGCAGCTGCTGTACGCCGGGATCAAGAGCGAGGAAGTGGCCCGGCTGGCCAACCTCGCGGACGGTACCTATGTGGAGGATACCGTCATCTACAGCCTGCAGGATGTACCGGACAGCAACTGGCGGGTGGTGGGCGTCAGTTATATCGACGAGACGGTGAACCAGAGCTTCTGGCAGATGGTCCGCATCACGCTGGCGTCCTCGGTGCTGATTCTGGCGGCGGCGCTGCTGGCCGGATGGGTCATCTCCCATCTGCTCAGCCGCCCGCTGCAGCAGCTGGAAACCGCCATGGAAGAGTTTGAGCAGAATGCCGACGGTTTCACCTATACGCCGGTGGCCGGCACCCGGGAGGTACAGGAACTTTCGGATTCCTTCGGCCATATGGTCGTGCGCATCCAGAAGCTGATGACCACCGTGCGGGAGGAAGAAATCGACCTGCGCAAAACCGAGCTCAAGGCCCTGCAGGCGCAGATCAACCCGCACTTCCTGTACAATACGCTGGACTCCATTGCCTGGATGTGCGAACGCGGAAAGAATGCCGATGCAGTAAAGATGGTCCACGCCCTGGCGCGGCTGTTCCGCATCAGCATCAGCCGTGGACATGAGCTGATCCCCATTGAAAAGGAATTGCAGCATGCAGAATCCTATCTGCTGATCCAGAAATTCCGGTATAAAAACCAGTTCACCTATCATTTTACGGTAGATGAAAGCTGTCTGCACTGCCTGTGCAACAAGATCACGCTGCAGCCGATCATCGAAAATTCCATCACCCACGGACTGGACCTCCTGGTGGACCCGGGACATATTGAGATCGAGGTCTGCTCCGACGGGGATGACATCCTGTTCAAGGTGACCGATGACGGTATAGGCATGTCCCGGGAACAGGTGGCGGAACTTCTGAAGAATGAACCCAGTGACCGCACCGGCATCGGCATCAAGAATGTGAATGACCGGCTGCGGATCTATTTTGGCCCGCAGTACGGCATGTCCATCGAAAGCGTTCCCGACGAGGGAACGACGGTGACCATCCGGATGCCGCGCGTGCCGGAGGACCGGGAGGGCGATTATGATAAAACACAGTAA
- a CDS encoding substrate-binding domain-containing protein: protein MIKHSKRLPALLAALCLLAGCASSAAQVPEENRYKVALVAKSTNTDFWKAVFVGAEAAATEYNMDLTIDGPETEEDYETQNRMIAEAVENGAQALVFSAIDFDANAPAIEEAADKGVKIVVIDSAVNTEDVATYIGTDNYSAGQMAAEAALQGTEGTLKVGIVNYDVNSANGQDRERGAVDTFAESGRAEIVATIHTLAEASSAQEDTRKMLQDHPEINALLAFNEPTSVGAAQAVEELHLQNALWMVAFDSNLVTIDALQTGVVDALVIQNTYEMGYFGVQSAYKLLSGQRSEVEKHVDTATRVINRENLFDLDSQKVLFPVS, encoded by the coding sequence ATGATAAAACACAGTAAGCGCCTGCCGGCGCTGCTGGCAGCGCTCTGTCTGCTGGCGGGATGCGCCTCCTCTGCGGCTCAGGTGCCGGAGGAAAACCGTTACAAGGTGGCGCTGGTGGCCAAATCCACCAACACGGATTTCTGGAAAGCGGTTTTTGTGGGGGCGGAAGCGGCAGCCACCGAATACAATATGGACCTGACCATCGATGGTCCCGAGACCGAGGAAGACTACGAGACCCAGAACCGGATGATCGCCGAAGCCGTGGAGAACGGGGCCCAGGCGTTGGTATTTTCGGCCATTGATTTTGATGCCAATGCCCCGGCCATCGAGGAAGCTGCAGATAAAGGAGTCAAGATCGTTGTCATCGACTCGGCGGTGAATACGGAGGATGTGGCAACCTATATTGGCACCGACAACTACAGCGCGGGGCAGATGGCGGCTGAGGCAGCGCTGCAGGGGACCGAAGGCACCCTGAAAGTGGGCATCGTCAATTACGATGTGAACAGTGCCAATGGACAGGACCGGGAGCGCGGCGCGGTGGACACCTTTGCCGAGAGCGGACGGGCCGAAATTGTGGCCACGATCCACACGCTGGCGGAGGCTTCCAGCGCTCAGGAGGATACCCGGAAGATGTTGCAGGACCACCCGGAGATCAATGCGCTTCTGGCCTTTAACGAACCCACCAGCGTGGGGGCGGCTCAGGCGGTGGAGGAGCTGCATCTGCAGAATGCCCTGTGGATGGTGGCCTTTGATTCCAATCTGGTCACAATCGACGCGCTACAGACCGGCGTGGTGGATGCGCTGGTCATTCAGAACACCTACGAGATGGGGTATTTTGGGGTGCAGAGCGCCTACAAACTGCTCAGCGGTCAGCGCAGTGAAGTGGAAAAACACGTGGATACCGCGACCCGCGTCATTAACCGGGAAAACCTGTTTGACCTGGACAGCCAGAAAGTGCTGTTCCCGGTATCCTGA
- a CDS encoding IS3 family transposase, whose amino-acid sequence MCRFFGVSRSGYYDFVRRADRPNSKWGTDISYIHTKQGVLYLSMIRDLYDNCIVAYKTGTEQTVNLLLDTMHLAMKQVKKKVAEALQLHSDQGAQYASQAYFEPTPTYGITPSMSRRGNPYDNAMAENFFSILKTECIYRYKPATFSEANEMIDRYIQFYNHERIQLKTGEAPLARRLSY is encoded by the coding sequence ATGTGCAGATTTTTTGGTGTATCCCGCAGCGGCTATTATGATTTTGTTCGCCGTGCAGACAGGCCCAACAGCAAATGGGGCACGGACATTTCCTACATTCACACCAAGCAAGGTGTACTGTACCTGTCCATGATCCGCGATCTCTACGATAATTGCATTGTAGCTTACAAAACCGGAACGGAACAAACAGTAAATCTGCTTCTGGATACCATGCATCTTGCTATGAAGCAAGTAAAAAAGAAGGTCGCTGAAGCGCTGCAACTCCACAGCGACCAGGGTGCTCAATACGCCTCGCAAGCATATTTTGAGCCGACTCCAACATACGGCATTACGCCGTCTATGTCAAGACGAGGAAACCCATATGACAATGCGATGGCAGAAAATTTCTTCTCTATTCTCAAAACAGAATGTATCTACCGATACAAACCAGCTACCTTTTCAGAGGCCAACGAGATGATTGACCGCTATATTCAATTCTATAACCATGAACGTATCCAGCTAAAAACTGGAGAGGCGCCGCTGGCGCGACGCCTCTCTTACTAA
- a CDS encoding flavin reductase family protein, translating to MSRQVWKGSTLLNPEPPVLVSCGSPDKPNLITVGWCGTICTQPPMLSISVRPERYSHHLIKESGEFVVNLPTESLVRAVDWCGVKSGRDVDKFAAMKLTPVPAAKVGTVLVEESPVNLECKVTQVISLGSHDLFLAECVAVDVDESLLNEDGKLCLNKARLIVYSHGDYLALGRRLGTFGYSVRKRKPRR from the coding sequence ATGAGCCGTCAGGTCTGGAAGGGTTCCACCCTGCTCAACCCCGAACCGCCGGTGCTGGTAAGCTGCGGCAGCCCCGATAAGCCGAATCTGATCACGGTGGGCTGGTGCGGCACCATCTGCACCCAGCCGCCCATGCTGTCCATCAGTGTGCGTCCCGAGCGCTACAGCCATCACCTGATCAAGGAGAGCGGCGAGTTCGTCGTCAACTTGCCCACCGAATCGCTGGTGCGCGCCGTGGACTGGTGCGGTGTCAAAAGCGGGCGGGATGTGGATAAATTTGCCGCCATGAAACTGACCCCCGTGCCCGCCGCCAAAGTGGGTACCGTGCTGGTGGAAGAAAGTCCGGTCAATCTGGAATGCAAAGTCACCCAGGTGATCTCCTTGGGCAGCCATGATCTTTTCCTGGCCGAATGTGTGGCCGTGGACGTGGACGAATCCCTGCTGAATGAGGACGGCAAGCTCTGTCTGAACAAGGCACGGCTGATCGTCTACTCCCACGGGGATTACCTGGCCCTGGGCCGCCGCCTGGGTACCTTCGGCTACAGCGTGCGCAAACGCAAACCCCGCCGGTAA
- a CDS encoding glycosyltransferase family 2 protein: MIAMENRQTPVLYIVIPCYNEQEVLPLTAPQFLKKITDLAAAGKISSDSRVLFVNDGSKDRTWAIIHELAASDPHYVGICQSRNRGHQNAVLAGLMEAKDRCDITISIDCDGQDDINAMDGMVDAYRDGCDVVYGVRSKRDTDTFFKRFTAESFYKLLNAMGAEVVFNHADYRLMSARVLQEFARFKEVNLFLRGMVPLVGFKSTCVTYERHERLAGESHYPLSKMLSLAFDGITSLSIKPIRFITGFGVLVALISFIGVLWAVVEAALGMTVSGWASMTSIICFVSGVQLICLGVIGEYIGKIYMETKRRPRYIISETTPNFTRSKEEDA; the protein is encoded by the coding sequence ATGATTGCTATGGAAAACCGTCAAACACCTGTTCTCTATATCGTGATTCCCTGCTACAACGAGCAGGAAGTGCTCCCCCTCACGGCACCGCAGTTTCTGAAAAAAATCACCGACCTGGCGGCTGCCGGCAAGATCAGTTCCGACAGCCGGGTGCTCTTCGTGAACGACGGTTCCAAGGACCGCACCTGGGCCATCATCCATGAGCTAGCCGCCTCCGACCCGCACTATGTAGGGATCTGCCAGAGCCGCAACCGAGGCCACCAGAATGCCGTGCTGGCCGGTCTGATGGAAGCCAAGGACCGCTGTGACATCACGATTTCCATCGATTGTGATGGGCAGGACGACATCAACGCCATGGATGGGATGGTGGATGCCTACCGCGACGGCTGTGACGTCGTCTACGGCGTACGCAGCAAACGCGATACCGATACTTTCTTCAAGCGTTTCACCGCGGAAAGTTTCTACAAACTGCTCAACGCGATGGGCGCCGAGGTGGTTTTCAATCACGCGGACTACCGCCTGATGAGCGCCCGTGTGCTGCAGGAATTTGCCCGGTTCAAAGAGGTCAATCTGTTTCTGCGCGGCATGGTGCCGCTGGTCGGCTTCAAATCCACCTGCGTGACCTACGAACGTCACGAGCGCCTCGCCGGAGAAAGCCATTATCCCCTGTCCAAGATGCTTTCCCTGGCCTTTGACGGCATCACAAGTCTGTCCATCAAGCCCATCCGTTTCATCACCGGCTTCGGGGTGCTGGTAGCTCTGATCAGCTTTATCGGCGTGCTGTGGGCTGTGGTGGAGGCGGCTCTCGGCATGACGGTGTCCGGCTGGGCCAGCATGACCAGCATTATCTGCTTTGTGTCCGGTGTACAGCTGATCTGCCTGGGTGTCATCGGCGAATACATCGGCAAAATCTATATGGAAACCAAGCGCCGTCCGCGTTACATCATCAGTGAGACGACCCCCAATTTTACACGCAGCAAGGAGGAAGATGCATGA